AAGTATTAAATCAATTTATTGTTTTGGAACCCGCTAATTGTTCCTTATGTTGTTGCGATTAATGTTGGATAGCTTAATGGTTCTTTAAGCTTTAGCACCTGCATGCATATTCGGCTAGGTAAAAGCGAGTTAGGAAACTAATAGCTTAACTAACCGTATCTGTAATTTCTTTTTGTGGGACCCATCAATATGTTATTAGAAGAAATAACATTACATTAAATTGGTCTTAAATTTCTATTTGTAACCTATGCATTTCTCTTCGATTGCAGCTCGGGCTTGTGTCGAGCAATGTGCAAGTGGAAACAAAGATTCAACTCCCTCGGTAGAATCAGCGGATGTCATCTCAGATTCTACAAGTTCTAGGGTTCAAAACATTAACGTTATTGTAACTTCAGGCTCATTAATCCCCAGCCTTGTCAAATGCTTACTATTTCGGCTCGATGATTTGTTTTCCTCCGAAAATGGTTAGTCACTTGATTTACATTGTTTTCGTGCTCCTACTTACAGATTTACTATGGTTTTGGATTTTAATTTTGGATATAATTATCTGCTATAGTGACTTGAAATGGCAATAATTATAAAGTTTTGGGTAACACACATGAAACATTATTTTAAAGTTTCGGTTTTCAAATATTCATGATTGAATGTTATTAGATAATTTGAATGATGAACTGAGAGTTTTGCACAGTTTACAGCTCATGGGACGTCGGGAAGTATCAATGTTTTTCGATGATAAAAGAGCGTTTCAACGGGCCAAACGTGCAGTTTTGTGCAATTGGTGACGGATGGGAAGAATGTGAAGCATCCGAAAACATGCAATGGCCGTTTGTGCAGATTGATCCGGGGCCCGTTACTACCTCTCATCGTTTTCCCGGGCTGAATCTCGAGACTTTAGGAAACTATATAAGTGTCATATATGGAGATTCTGATGAAGACGACGAATAgagaaaaaaaattaagaaaagcGCGTTTTCGGTCGAGCAAGAAATGTCTACCACAAGACAAGAGGTCTTGTGTGTTCTATTGTCTTTTGAAACAAAGGGAGATGGATGTTTTAGTTATTATCTCCATTgaatttcatttttatttttattttatatttcgccGGAGATGTTTTAAATGTTGACACCTTTCTCCGGGCAATCAGTATAAACTCATGTACATTGTAAAATTACATTCAAGGATTTTAAATGTTAAATGTTGACTTCTGTTTTCTTATAGACAGCAAGTAGTGTACGGGTCATATGTGGGTCATATCGGCCAGGTTGGGCTGGATATGTGGTACTCCAAACTCATTAGTCTTATGCTTAAGCTCGTGTTATGTAAACGTAAACCTGTACGGGTCATTTATGTGTAGCCTCTTCCCGGCCTTCCGTTTTGTATTTCCTGGTTgttgacgttttttttttttttttttttttcctgaacACGTCTTCGTTTTCTATATAAGTTTTCGTCTTTTCAGACAAAAAAGAAGAAGCCCAGGACTGGTCCGGGCCCTGGTTTGAGCGTCAGGTGTAGGCCTTGCGTGTCGGTTACTACCAGAATCAATATTCGATTGACGCGGCCGGTTCATATGTATTTTTGGTATAAATTAGTTATTTCAAGCTGATTTTTTACATTAATGGGTAATGAGTTCTATGCATATCGAGTCACCTTTTAGTAGGTCATACACTAATGTTTTGTTTGATCTAAAGATGATTGATTATATGGTTAATGCAAGACAGTGAGAAAGAGTGTGTCATGCATTATCATTTTTTATGTCCTCTATGTCACATCATAAAATGGTGATATAAGTGAGAAAAAAATGAAAGCATCACCAACCAATCAAAACAAATACTGTATTAAGATATTTGCTATTGTATGGCTTAGAATAACTTAAAATCTTATTGGTTATAACTTATAAAAATGGTGCAAGTTGATAAAAAAGTATTGCCAACCCAAACTATAACAACCACTAGTATAGTAtagttatataatataattattaaataaatgtgACGGTGAGAGGAGAATAGGAAAGACTAAAGGGTGCCTTACGCccttttttgtctttaatatcacaTCATAAAAAGAAAGATATATTGGGAGATAGCGATGGTAATCACCATCAACCAATAAAAAattaagatttttttttcttttaaacagTACTCCGtagtatttaaattaattaatcctGGATCTTTTAATTTCAAAGAATTATATGGTACAAATATGATCTACAtatgtttgaccaaaattatgaagatgaattaattaattagttacaaACGTGTTTTGGCAAGGATCGGGCCTACCGGAACCGGCTTTAATAAATTTGAAGTAGCTCGAAAATAGAACAAAAATTTTATTAATACTAACTCGCTAGTGATTGAAAAATATAAATCGATAACGTTTTCCTTTTACTCACATGTACGTTACCTAATCAGTTTACAGATTTTGATAATTTCCTGAAAAGAATTATAACAAGTGAAATTTCCAACTTTATCTATGTCATGTCATGAAGAAAAGAAATTTAGATCCTTATAAAATTGATTTATCATACCATGAAAagtatttttaagatatttatatttatatatatataatttgtggtAAATGGTGTCAACCTCTGATTGGTTGACACCATTCGTGaatagtaaattttttttttcttttcaaaacatGATTTGCCCAACACCTCCAAATCACTAACTCAATACCATTCGAATCCCCTGACCCGCTCCACCAACCAGCAGCGAAAGCGCGGGCCAAAAAACTAGTTATTATGATTTAGCATAATCATATCAATAGCCTATGTCCTTATATCTCATATTCGGGGGACTAATTATGTATCATACACAGTTGCTCAATATGTTAAAAGAAAAATGTACTATATTCAGTTTCATATTGTGCATAAATAATATCTGTATCATTAAAGAGACTCTGTTAAGGAGAAAAAGCATTAAGTGGTATAGTTTACCTGAAAATCTAACATCTTGACAATAACTTGAACCCAACTCGAGAGGGGGCGAAACTAATCGAAGGGGGTAAACacaaaaaaaaaccttattttttcgtaattttttttttttagtgtaatttttttttttttcgaaatcgaGGGGGGCGGATACCCCTTTGGTCCCTTAAATGTTCCGCCCCCACTTGTAGTACATAGGTTGGTATAAAATGTTCGAGTGACATGTATTAATGACATCTAAAAGCATGAATCACCTTAGCTTCTGGTCTACAAACAAATTATTTTTCAGTTTTCTCCACCTTTATTATAGTTTTGATTTGATTAAAAAAAACTTTGATTGCTTCATCTAACAAAATGCAGGACTAGAAATATGATCAAAGAAATCATATAATTGTACAGGAGCAGTAAAACATCCATAAATATCCACCTTAATATTGACTATTGATCAATATCTAAAATTACTGCAAGCCTATAAAAAACCACATCCTTGTATCTTCAAACAACAAGCAGGTGAGGATATTTCTTGATATAAAACCAAAACAAAAACATAACCTCTAAACCAATCATGATAAACCACAACACACCACCAttaaagcaatggagaattctcgTTTCAAGACTTAGAGATAGTTCATTGAATTCCAACTGATATACAATTCTATGTCTAAACATAACCCTAGAAGATAACCTTCTATCGAGTTTGCAAAAAGCCATGTGCAATTCAGGCCAGCAAGAACCGACCTCGATATTCCACAAATTGCTGAATTGTTCCTTCACGTGATAAAATTGGATTCCTTGCTTTAGCAGATTTAGTGTTTACTTTCACTTCAAATTTGGGAAATTGCTTGTGGTGTACTTCGGTAATATTAGATGCTGATGTTTCCGAAAAAACCTCATCAAGAAACTCGTCTGCAACATCTCCATCTTCATCTACCCTGAGACGTTTTGTATACCATCCTAGACCCTGAAACCATAACTAAGTGTCATTGATCTATAATACCCTCCAATTGAAAAATAATGTAATTGTGTGGGCTCAAGATCTCTAACTGCTAGTACCATTTATCAAATAGCAATTTCATAAAAGTTTAACTTTTATCCTGAATGGGTCACATAGGTAATATCAAAAAGTTCAACTAATGGAAGTGGTAGACTCACTTTGCGCATGTGAAACTCACTCAAGGAAAACAGAAGaacatttattaaaaaaaaaatgtctGATTCATCCAAATGCGTTAATCCCATTATACGAAATGCAAAATCATTTCATGGGTAGCACACATTAGACATTGATATCTCTGTATCTATTATTCCTTGTTTTCCTTTGAACAACAATTTGGGATCAcccagggggactaaaccacccacgcgttcatttcCCGCAATTGCATAACCCACCCCCAACTGCTGCCCAGGAGGAAACCtggcccaatccgagggcatgggcggtaaaacccccctcccccacTGCCCCCGCAACACGATGTGCGGAAGGCGCCGTTATATCTCTGTATCTATTATTACTTGTTATATCTCTGTATctattataaaaatgatatgagGCTTGTGTGCTTAGCAGTTAGTGATTTTGTATTCTAGGGACTTACTTTAGTAATTCATGAAGTTTATTAGTTGGATGTTAGGAATACTGAGTGTTGCTGTCAAGTTTAAGAACCAAGTTCAATCCCCATGTGCTGGGCCTTGTAGTTAAAAAAAGATAGTACAAAAATTATACATCTCGTGAGTTCTCTTTCAGTTTGTAGAACAAATCTACCCTCGGAAGAAATAgtttcttttgaaatatatttaggCACTATACAAATCAATTGCTACTTCATCTAAGATAATAACATGTTTATGTTTCCTTAGTCCATCACCATATCCTGTCAATATATCCTTAATCATAGGCTAAAATAAAAGTTTAACGCTAGCCTTAATCATTGGCCAATATAGGGTTGCTAAATTGAAAATTAACTCTTCCGGAGCACTAAAAGAACAATAAAGAATGAGTCTCAAAGATCAAGACAAAGAATGTATTTTTTCCCTTTCTGGCATAATTCCTTGTCTTTCCACACACGCGCATCATAAA
The window above is part of the Rutidosis leptorrhynchoides isolate AG116_Rl617_1_P2 chromosome 1, CSIRO_AGI_Rlap_v1, whole genome shotgun sequence genome. Proteins encoded here:
- the LOC139861856 gene encoding uncharacterized protein, whose product is MGFRKWVAGFLGFGNHDENDNTENDNHKTRNMNSDEEIHHHHHNHPHSYSNRRGFSVQVPVDKVHQIGPVLFPCVAGDGGIQGLGWYTKRLRVDEDGDVADEFLDEVFSETSASNITEVHHKQFPKFEVKVNTKSAKARNPILSREGTIQQFVEYRGRFLLA